One genomic window of Maribacter aquivivus includes the following:
- a CDS encoding tetratricopeptide repeat protein: MNKISTLLVVLFVCFSSLAQEVDEKEKQKSLQTSTNLTWDANKALSEDDFIAAEVDYRKAISKSADNSAAPYNLGNAYYENETYNEAFGRFKEAGEASTSKADKHKAYHNMGNVFMKRKDYAKAVEAYKEALRNDPTDEETRYNLALAKELLKKEQDENKQDQDDKDKDKDQDENKDQDKKDEGDNEDKKDQGEDGDKGDEGDKDEEKKDDNKDGEGDKSDQKKKPEQGDGDNEQEQQQPRPNQLSKQQVDNLLRAMQNAEKKVQDKIDAKKVKGAKIKTEKDW; encoded by the coding sequence ATGAATAAAATAAGCACCCTTTTAGTAGTACTTTTTGTTTGCTTTTCATCTTTGGCTCAAGAGGTTGATGAGAAAGAAAAACAAAAGTCTTTACAAACATCTACCAATCTTACTTGGGATGCTAACAAAGCGTTATCAGAAGATGACTTTATTGCTGCAGAAGTAGATTATAGAAAGGCAATTTCAAAAAGTGCAGATAATAGTGCAGCACCCTATAATTTAGGAAACGCCTATTACGAAAACGAAACGTACAATGAAGCCTTTGGCAGATTTAAAGAAGCAGGCGAAGCATCTACATCTAAAGCAGATAAGCACAAAGCTTACCATAATATGGGTAATGTTTTTATGAAGCGCAAGGATTATGCTAAGGCGGTAGAAGCTTATAAAGAGGCCTTACGAAATGACCCTACAGATGAAGAAACACGTTATAATTTAGCCTTGGCAAAAGAGCTTTTGAAAAAAGAGCAAGACGAAAACAAGCAAGACCAAGACGACAAGGATAAGGATAAAGACCAAGACGAGAACAAAGATCAAGATAAAAAAGACGAAGGGGACAACGAGGATAAGAAGGATCAAGGCGAAGACGGTGACAAGGGTGACGAAGGCGATAAAGACGAAGAGAAGAAAGACGATAATAAGGATGGTGAAGGGGACAAATCTGATCAAAAGAAGAAACCTGAACAAGGCGATGGCGACAACGAACAAGAGCAACAACAGCCTAGACCTAATCAACTTTCTAAGCAGCAGGTCGATAATTTATTGAGAGCCATGCAAAATGCAGAAAAAAAGGTGCAAGATAAAATCGATGCTAAAAAAGTAAAAGGTGCTAAAATTAAAACCGAAAAAGATTGGTAG
- a CDS encoding BatD family protein — translation MMGQDNSAVTFEMKLSKPKLGLNERLRVDFIMNRDGDNFSPPDFNGFKVVMGPSQSISSSWINGVRSYSKSYSYTLSPTARGKFTIKQASIVIGGETYKSLAQNVEVTAAVDKPSDQMTADDIADENLHLVAEISKTNPYLNEAITIIYKLYVSPDIRVSNYQPLDNPTYNNFWSQDIKVNMLSAQNGTYKGKPYRYVILKRVVLYPQKSGKLNIEPLSLEVTVDVPTARRDFFGQRMYAQTNKTVSAGSRTINVKALPLDNQPADFNGAVGDFDFAVTTSKTSLNASESLQATVEVSGKGNLKLFKLPEPELPSALEVYEPEFTEGVRTTLAGMQGKVSNQYTIVPTFRGKYPISPLSFSYFNPSTGKYKTLTSDEIVINVLEGPLSASSNSDANTNSNKQSVISSGNEFNFLKLTPNLTSKSASYFFNSSSFYAWLLSPLLLIPLAIFFRKRRDSIAGDIVGNKIKKANKLARKYLSAARKQLGNKESFYVALERALHNYLKAKLKIETSEFSKDKITELLIEKQIDDTTVNSFIALLKNCEAARYSPFSNVQMQADYDKASEVISIMDKQL, via the coding sequence ATGATGGGTCAAGATAACAGTGCCGTTACTTTTGAGATGAAACTAAGCAAACCTAAGCTTGGACTAAACGAAAGACTACGTGTAGATTTTATTATGAACCGTGATGGCGATAATTTTAGTCCGCCAGATTTCAACGGATTCAAAGTAGTTATGGGACCTTCTCAATCTATTAGTTCTTCATGGATCAATGGTGTTAGAAGTTACTCGAAATCATATTCATATACCCTATCTCCTACTGCAAGAGGCAAATTCACAATTAAACAAGCATCTATTGTAATTGGTGGAGAAACGTATAAGTCATTGGCGCAAAATGTAGAAGTAACTGCAGCTGTAGATAAGCCTAGCGATCAAATGACGGCAGATGATATAGCAGATGAAAATTTACATTTGGTTGCCGAGATTTCAAAAACCAACCCGTATTTAAATGAAGCCATTACCATTATTTATAAGTTGTATGTGAGCCCAGATATTAGGGTATCAAACTATCAACCTCTAGACAACCCTACTTATAATAATTTTTGGAGTCAAGATATTAAAGTAAACATGCTTAGTGCGCAAAATGGCACTTACAAAGGCAAACCATATCGTTATGTAATCTTAAAACGGGTTGTTCTTTATCCGCAAAAATCTGGAAAATTAAACATTGAGCCTTTATCTCTTGAGGTAACCGTAGATGTACCTACTGCAAGACGAGATTTCTTTGGTCAACGAATGTATGCTCAAACTAATAAAACCGTATCTGCAGGTAGTAGAACTATTAATGTAAAAGCATTACCATTAGACAATCAACCTGCTGATTTTAATGGTGCTGTAGGTGATTTTGATTTTGCGGTAACCACAAGTAAAACAAGTCTAAATGCTTCAGAATCTTTACAAGCCACTGTAGAAGTTAGTGGTAAGGGTAATTTAAAATTATTTAAACTTCCAGAACCTGAATTACCAAGTGCGCTAGAAGTTTATGAGCCTGAGTTTACAGAAGGTGTAAGAACAACCTTGGCAGGTATGCAGGGTAAGGTGAGCAATCAATACACTATCGTGCCTACTTTTAGAGGTAAATATCCTATATCACCTTTAAGCTTTAGTTATTTTAATCCTTCCACAGGAAAATATAAAACACTTACATCTGATGAAATTGTCATTAATGTTTTAGAGGGTCCGTTAAGTGCTTCGTCTAATTCTGATGCAAATACCAATAGCAATAAACAATCTGTTATTAGCAGCGGAAATGAATTCAATTTCTTGAAACTAACTCCTAATCTAACAAGCAAATCAGCTTCTTACTTTTTTAATTCCTCCTCTTTCTACGCGTGGTTATTGAGTCCGTTATTACTAATTCCTTTAGCCATTTTCTTTAGAAAGAGAAGAGATTCTATCGCTGGTGATATTGTAGGTAATAAAATTAAAAAAGCAAACAAACTTGCCCGTAAGTACTTATCTGCCGCAAGAAAACAACTAGGGAATAAAGAATCTTTTTATGTTGCGCTTGAACGAGCACTACATAATTACTTAAAAGCTAAGCTGAAAATTGAAACCTCAGAGTTCAGTAAAGATAAAATCACCGAGCTACTAATAGAGAAGCAAATAGACGACACTACGGTAAATAGTTTTATAGCGCTTCTTAAAAATTGCGAAGCGGCAAGATATAGCCCATTCTCAAACGTACAAATGCAAGCCGATTATGATAAGGCTAGTGAGGTAATTTCTATAATGGATAAACAATTATAA
- a CDS encoding tetratricopeptide repeat protein translates to MFKKLATLISLFSVLFCTAQNNKLFEQATEAYNAGEYEQAVTYYNDILSNGKHSAAVYYNLGNSYYKLNNIAESIYFYEKALLLSPNDTEIKTNLSYAQNMTIDAIDTMPETGLSKLYKNITGKLTFDQWAYVAIGFMLLFVLLYIYFYNSSYSTRKRWTFIGSLLALFFCIISVLFAFIQRNDFDKNQPAIIFAEESIVKSEPNDSSEEVFLIHAGTKVNVLDQLNDWNKIRLSDGKTGWIQNNELKLLKDF, encoded by the coding sequence ATGTTCAAAAAGCTAGCTACACTTATTAGCCTTTTCTCGGTTCTCTTTTGTACCGCTCAGAACAACAAATTGTTTGAGCAGGCTACTGAAGCATATAATGCCGGTGAATATGAGCAGGCAGTAACTTATTATAACGATATTCTAAGTAATGGCAAGCATTCTGCTGCGGTATACTATAACTTAGGTAACTCATACTACAAGCTCAATAATATTGCTGAGAGTATCTATTTTTATGAGAAAGCTTTACTGCTATCACCAAACGATACAGAAATAAAAACAAATTTGAGCTATGCTCAAAATATGACTATAGATGCTATTGATACAATGCCTGAAACGGGCTTGTCAAAATTGTATAAAAATATAACCGGTAAATTAACATTTGATCAATGGGCGTATGTAGCCATAGGTTTCATGTTACTTTTTGTTCTTTTGTATATCTACTTTTACAACTCAAGTTACAGCACTAGAAAACGATGGACGTTTATTGGTAGTTTACTTGCGCTTTTCTTTTGTATAATTTCTGTTCTTTTTGCATTTATTCAACGAAATGATTTTGATAAAAATCAACCTGCAATAATATTTGCTGAAGAAAGCATTGTAAAATCTGAGCCCAATGACAGCAGTGAAGAAGTATTTTTGATTCATGCAGGAACCAAAGTAAATGTTTTAGACCAGTTAAATGATTGGAATAAAATTAGATTATCTGATGGTAAAACAGGATGGATCCAAAACAACGAACTTAAACTGTTAAAGGATTTTTAG
- a CDS encoding SulP family inorganic anion transporter: MFKHIKNDIPASIVVFFVALPLCLGIALASGAPLFSGVIAGIIGGVLVGALSGSKIGVSGPAAGLAAIVLTAIGTLGGYENFLVAVVLGGVIQMVFGVLKAGVIGYYFPSSVIKGMLTGIGIIIILKQIPHFFGYDPDPEGDWAFFQVDGENTFSEILNTINNISPGATLIAIIGLSILLLWDKVLSKKDKVFQIIQGPLVAVAIGILFYVFTQDHEVLGISKDHLVSVPVPEDFSSFIGQFRFPNFSAITNPQVWITAFTIALVASLETLLCVEATDKLDPHKNVTPTNRELLAQGAGNIVSGLIGGLPITQVIVRSSANIQSGGRTKLSAIIHGFLLLISVVLIPTLLNMIPLSVLAAILFIVGFKLAKPALFVKMYKLGWKQSIPFFVTVLGIVFTDLLVGISLGLAVGIVVILLKSYQNSHFLHIEDNSNGKHRIKMTLAEEVTFFNKGAILKELDSLPHDTYLELDVLKTRFLDYDIIEILEDFSLKAKERNIDIKLISKRGIVENPPSYIEFFEQRPKSKLSLS; the protein is encoded by the coding sequence ATGTTTAAACATATCAAAAATGATATTCCTGCGAGTATCGTTGTATTTTTCGTTGCACTACCATTATGTCTAGGTATTGCTTTAGCTAGTGGAGCACCATTATTTTCAGGTGTAATTGCCGGTATTATAGGTGGTGTTCTGGTGGGTGCCCTTAGTGGTTCTAAAATTGGAGTTAGTGGCCCAGCGGCAGGTCTAGCTGCAATTGTATTAACAGCAATTGGTACTTTAGGCGGCTATGAAAATTTCTTAGTAGCTGTTGTGCTAGGTGGTGTTATCCAAATGGTATTTGGAGTTTTAAAGGCCGGTGTAATTGGTTATTATTTCCCATCTTCTGTAATTAAAGGAATGCTTACCGGTATTGGTATCATTATCATTCTAAAACAGATTCCTCACTTTTTTGGTTACGACCCTGACCCAGAAGGTGATTGGGCATTTTTTCAAGTAGATGGAGAAAATACGTTTTCTGAGATTCTTAATACTATTAATAATATTAGCCCAGGTGCTACTTTAATTGCTATTATTGGTCTTTCAATCCTTCTACTTTGGGATAAAGTACTTTCTAAGAAAGACAAAGTATTTCAAATTATACAAGGTCCATTGGTAGCTGTTGCCATTGGTATCTTATTTTATGTTTTTACCCAAGACCATGAAGTCTTAGGAATATCAAAAGATCACTTGGTAAGTGTTCCTGTACCAGAAGATTTTTCTTCTTTTATAGGGCAGTTTCGCTTTCCTAATTTTAGCGCCATAACTAATCCGCAAGTTTGGATCACAGCCTTTACCATAGCACTAGTTGCCAGTTTAGAAACCTTACTTTGCGTTGAAGCTACAGATAAATTAGATCCGCATAAAAATGTAACTCCTACCAATAGAGAATTGCTTGCACAGGGTGCCGGTAACATTGTCTCTGGTCTTATTGGTGGTTTACCAATTACTCAGGTAATAGTTCGTAGTTCTGCTAACATACAATCTGGTGGTAGAACCAAATTATCTGCAATAATTCATGGTTTCTTATTATTGATTTCTGTAGTCTTGATCCCTACATTATTGAATATGATTCCGTTATCGGTTTTAGCTGCAATTTTATTTATTGTAGGATTTAAACTGGCTAAACCAGCTTTATTTGTGAAAATGTACAAATTGGGATGGAAGCAATCTATACCGTTTTTTGTTACTGTTTTAGGTATTGTATTTACAGATTTACTAGTAGGAATTAGTTTAGGTCTTGCCGTAGGTATTGTAGTTATTCTACTTAAAAGCTACCAAAACTCTCACTTTCTACATATCGAAGATAATAGCAATGGTAAGCATAGAATTAAAATGACTTTGGCAGAAGAAGTTACTTTTTTCAACAAAGGTGCTATTTTAAAAGAGCTAGATAGTCTGCCACATGATACGTATTTAGAGCTAGATGTCTTAAAAACAAGATTTTTAGATTACGATATTATTGAAATTTTAGAAGATTTTAGCCTAAAGGCAAAGGAAAGAAATATTGATATCAAGCTGATTTCTAAGCGTGGTATAGTAGAAAACCCGCCAAGTTATATCGAATTCTTTGAGCAACGACCAAAGTCGAAATTAAGCTTGAGCTAA
- a CDS encoding adenine nucleotide alpha hydrolase family protein: MSKKYKIAVFSDLKESLGNTLKSTLSLAKMLNGEIAIFHIKKASEVVTKDSQLSAIRCLNSEFITMDNDINKIVTTYSKDFGVNLRYSCAIGNLKNEIATYIEKEKPDFIVLGKRKSKFFNILGDNLIPFILKKHKGPIFLTDEINILDYGNDLSLGVLSNTEETLIADLTEDLLLHSQKPLKSFKILKKTSATAKRIVSQNTKEVEFVFENNSNSIKNLSNYIIKNNINLLCINRFENKKNKDNASLSMPANISHIVNNINVPLLLMGQNNYTV, translated from the coding sequence ATGAGTAAAAAATATAAAATAGCGGTTTTCTCAGACTTGAAAGAGTCTTTAGGGAACACGCTTAAAAGTACGCTCAGCTTAGCTAAGATGCTAAACGGAGAAATAGCCATATTTCATATTAAAAAAGCCTCTGAAGTCGTTACCAAAGACAGCCAACTTTCAGCTATACGATGTTTAAATAGTGAGTTTATTACTATGGATAATGATATAAACAAAATCGTTACCACATATTCAAAAGATTTTGGCGTAAACCTGAGGTATTCATGTGCCATTGGTAATTTAAAGAATGAGATAGCTACTTATATTGAAAAAGAGAAGCCTGATTTTATTGTATTAGGTAAACGAAAGTCAAAATTTTTCAACATTCTTGGCGATAATCTTATTCCTTTTATCCTGAAGAAACATAAAGGTCCTATCTTTTTAACAGATGAGATCAATATATTAGACTATGGCAATGATTTATCTTTAGGTGTCTTAAGTAATACTGAAGAAACTTTAATAGCTGATTTGACCGAAGATTTACTTCTTCATTCACAAAAACCTTTAAAATCATTTAAGATTCTAAAGAAAACCAGTGCTACAGCTAAACGAATAGTATCTCAAAATACAAAAGAGGTTGAGTTTGTATTTGAAAACAATTCTAATTCCATCAAGAACCTTTCAAATTATATAATTAAAAATAATATAAACCTTTTGTGTATTAATAGGTTCGAAAACAAAAAAAACAAAGACAATGCATCTCTTTCGATGCCTGCTAACATTAGCCACATTGTCAATAATATAAATGTTCCATTATTACTAATGGGGCAAAACAATTATACAGTATAA
- a CDS encoding carbonic anhydrase family protein encodes MKAHTKETQATMTPNKSLDFLKEGNQRFQNNLKANRNLLEQVNDTSEGQFPFATILSCIDSRVSAELVFDQGLGDIFSVRIAGNFVNEDILGSMEFGCKLAGTKLIVVLGHTSCGAIKGACDHARLGNLTALINKIEPAVDAVKEPTDESLRNSKNLEFVDRVSAKNVELTIDNIRAHSPVLAEMEKNGEVLIVGAMYDIATGAVDFYN; translated from the coding sequence ATGAAAGCACATACTAAAGAAACTCAAGCAACGATGACCCCTAATAAATCATTAGATTTTTTAAAGGAAGGGAATCAGAGATTTCAGAATAACTTAAAAGCAAATCGTAATCTTTTAGAACAAGTAAATGATACTAGTGAAGGTCAATTTCCTTTTGCTACCATATTAAGTTGTATAGATTCTAGAGTTTCTGCAGAACTGGTCTTTGACCAAGGTCTTGGAGATATTTTCAGTGTCAGAATAGCTGGTAATTTCGTAAATGAGGATATACTAGGTAGTATGGAATTTGGTTGTAAATTAGCCGGCACAAAATTAATAGTCGTTTTAGGTCATACAAGTTGCGGTGCTATTAAAGGTGCTTGTGATCACGCAAGATTAGGCAACCTTACTGCTCTTATCAATAAGATTGAACCTGCAGTAGATGCAGTTAAAGAACCAACAGACGAGAGTTTAAGAAATTCTAAAAATTTAGAATTTGTAGATAGAGTTTCTGCAAAAAATGTAGAATTGACTATAGATAATATTAGAGCACATAGCCCCGTTTTAGCTGAAATGGAAAAAAATGGCGAAGTACTGATAGTAGGTGCTATGTATGATATTGCCACAGGTGCCGTTGATTTCTACAACTAG
- a CDS encoding SulP family inorganic anion transporter, with product MKNLFSNFKGDLFGGITAGIVALPLALAFGVSSGMGPSAGLYGAIFISFFAALFGGTNTQISGPTAPMTAVSMVVIAGIVATNDGSLEKALPAILVVFLLAGLIQISLGLLGIGKYIRYIPYPVVSGFMTAIGVIILVTQILPTIGYYPKEDIEFVNNFKPMAEEIILENILKEEAGEGILVLEDFKETISRADEITEEATLKEAQTLANSEASGVIGALKVLPRALNNIIWLELILAISTIIIIYGFKKITTAIPSALVALIVVSGVAYGFDLNYRTIEQIPSGFPMPNLGIFTEFELGSITPYVFTALTLALLGAIDSLLTSVVADNMTKTKHKPNKELVGQGIGNSIAAIFGGIPGAGATIRTVVNINAGGKTKLSGMVAGILLLIVLLALGPIASQIPAAVLAGILVTVGIGVMDYKGLKAIPSLPKDLSLGPIKFSSEVVIMLVVLVLSSVWNLVYAVGVGLVIASLMFMKKMGDLTAEHSNVKSLEKEVNWPDEAAFPLSLQEEVFIKHLKGPLFFGSTSEFQQMADQIPETASTVIIRMGRMQYMDQSGLYTLEDVLISLRKSGISILFVDVLKQPRYMMERVGVIPDLIPEEQIFDSFDECLIWVKSNVKDQFVTS from the coding sequence ATGAAAAATCTATTTTCAAATTTTAAAGGAGATTTATTTGGCGGTATCACTGCGGGTATCGTTGCGTTACCATTAGCATTAGCTTTTGGTGTTAGCTCAGGTATGGGACCCAGTGCCGGATTATATGGCGCAATTTTTATCAGTTTCTTTGCCGCACTTTTTGGCGGAACCAACACACAGATATCTGGACCTACGGCACCTATGACGGCTGTAAGTATGGTTGTTATTGCAGGTATTGTTGCTACAAATGATGGTAGTCTTGAAAAAGCCCTACCCGCTATTCTTGTCGTTTTCTTATTAGCAGGATTAATTCAAATTAGCTTAGGTCTTTTAGGTATAGGTAAGTATATTAGATACATTCCATACCCAGTAGTATCGGGTTTTATGACTGCCATTGGTGTCATAATTCTTGTAACACAAATTTTACCTACCATTGGTTATTACCCAAAAGAAGATATTGAGTTTGTAAATAATTTTAAGCCCATGGCTGAAGAAATTATTTTAGAGAATATTCTAAAAGAGGAAGCTGGTGAAGGTATTTTAGTATTAGAAGATTTTAAAGAAACTATTTCTAGAGCCGATGAGATAACTGAAGAAGCGACCTTGAAAGAAGCACAGACCTTAGCCAACTCTGAAGCCTCTGGTGTAATTGGTGCTTTAAAAGTCTTACCTAGAGCATTAAATAATATTATTTGGCTAGAATTAATTCTTGCGATCTCTACCATCATTATTATTTATGGCTTCAAAAAAATTACCACAGCAATACCAAGTGCTTTGGTAGCATTGATTGTGGTATCTGGTGTAGCTTACGGTTTTGACTTGAATTATAGAACTATAGAACAAATACCAAGTGGTTTCCCTATGCCAAATCTTGGCATTTTTACGGAATTTGAATTGGGCTCCATAACCCCTTATGTATTTACTGCACTTACTTTAGCTCTTCTTGGCGCAATAGATTCGCTATTGACCTCTGTAGTGGCAGATAACATGACTAAAACAAAACATAAACCAAACAAAGAATTGGTTGGTCAAGGCATCGGAAATAGTATTGCCGCAATTTTTGGTGGAATACCTGGAGCAGGAGCTACCATACGTACCGTAGTAAATATCAATGCTGGTGGTAAAACCAAACTATCTGGTATGGTTGCCGGTATTCTATTGCTTATAGTGCTACTGGCTCTTGGCCCTATCGCATCTCAAATACCTGCTGCTGTTTTAGCTGGTATTCTTGTAACCGTTGGTATCGGTGTAATGGATTATAAAGGTTTGAAAGCCATCCCTAGTTTACCTAAAGACTTGAGCTTAGGTCCAATAAAATTTAGTTCAGAAGTAGTTATCATGCTTGTGGTTCTTGTACTTTCTTCAGTTTGGAATCTAGTATATGCCGTTGGTGTAGGTCTAGTTATTGCTTCTTTAATGTTTATGAAAAAAATGGGTGATTTAACGGCAGAACACTCTAATGTAAAATCTTTAGAGAAAGAAGTAAATTGGCCAGATGAAGCTGCTTTTCCTTTAAGTTTACAGGAAGAGGTTTTTATAAAGCACTTAAAAGGTCCTTTGTTTTTTGGATCTACTAGCGAGTTTCAACAGATGGCCGACCAAATTCCTGAAACTGCATCTACTGTAATTATTAGAATGGGAAGAATGCAATACATGGATCAATCTGGTTTGTATACTTTGGAAGATGTATTAATAAGTCTTAGAAAATCGGGTATCAGTATTCTTTTTGTTGATGTGTTAAAACAGCCTCGTTACATGATGGAACGTGTTGGTGTAATTCCAGATTTAATACCTGAAGAACAAATTTTTGATTCGTTTGATGAGTGTTTAATTTGGGTAAAGTCTAATGTAAAAGACCAATTCGTTACTAGCTAA
- the pheS gene encoding phenylalanine--tRNA ligase subunit alpha: MIDKIKEEISAVASFTADNMEAVETFRIKYLGKKGLLNDFFAEFKNVPNDQKKEFGQTINELKKAATEKVESLKEVLESNQTYEQVYGDLSRPGNTIELGARHPISIVKNKIIDIFSRIGFNVSEGPEIEDDWHNFTALNLPEYHPARDMQDTFFVQTDPDILLRTHTSSVQVRYMENHQPPIRTISPGRVYRNEAISARSHCFFHQIEGLYIDKDVSFADLKQTLQYFTAELFGKSKIRLRPSYFPFTEPSAEVDVYWGLETESDYKITKGTGWLEIGGCGMVDPNVLTNCGLDPEVYSGFAFGVGIDRIAMLLHQITDIRLLSENDLRFLEQFRSAL, from the coding sequence ATGATTGATAAGATAAAAGAAGAAATCTCTGCAGTAGCATCGTTCACAGCTGACAATATGGAAGCTGTTGAAACGTTTCGAATTAAATATTTAGGTAAAAAAGGCCTTCTTAATGACTTCTTCGCGGAGTTTAAGAATGTACCAAACGACCAGAAAAAAGAGTTTGGACAAACTATAAACGAGCTTAAAAAAGCTGCTACAGAAAAAGTAGAATCTTTAAAAGAGGTTTTAGAAAGCAACCAAACATACGAACAGGTATATGGTGATTTATCAAGACCTGGTAATACTATAGAATTAGGTGCGCGTCATCCTATTTCAATAGTTAAGAATAAAATCATTGACATTTTCTCTAGAATTGGTTTCAATGTTTCTGAAGGTCCAGAGATAGAAGATGATTGGCATAATTTTACCGCGTTGAATTTACCAGAATATCATCCTGCAAGAGATATGCAAGATACTTTCTTTGTTCAAACCGATCCAGATATCCTTTTACGTACACATACCTCATCGGTTCAAGTGCGATATATGGAAAATCACCAACCTCCTATTCGTACAATATCTCCTGGTAGAGTATATAGAAACGAAGCTATTTCTGCGCGTTCTCATTGCTTCTTTCACCAAATAGAAGGATTATATATTGATAAAGATGTTTCTTTTGCAGATTTAAAACAGACACTTCAATACTTTACCGCTGAGCTTTTTGGAAAATCTAAAATTAGGCTAAGACCTTCTTATTTTCCATTTACAGAGCCTAGCGCTGAAGTTGATGTATACTGGGGACTAGAAACTGAATCTGACTATAAAATCACAAAAGGTACTGGCTGGTTAGAAATTGGTGGTTGTGGTATGGTAGACCCAAATGTGCTAACAAATTGCGGATTAGACCCAGAAGTCTATTCAGGTTTCGCTTTTGGTGTTGGTATTGATCGTATAGCTATGCTTCTTCATCAAATAACAGATATTCGCTTATTGAGTGAAAATGATTTACGCTTTTTAGAACAATTTAGAAGCGCCCTATAA
- a CDS encoding GbsR/MarR family transcriptional regulator — protein MSKEDIKNKLIEELGVHFESEYDLPPLAARIFANLVITEEEGLTFEDCLLKRGASKSSISTSLNLLLQMDFVKYFTKSGDRKRYFKVAEKNTFFIKKLNRSLTKLERESEMVRKITAYNEEYRPEKHEENKNKITVYVKCIDDMTSSLKTTIAALKQQQQEQ, from the coding sequence ATGAGTAAAGAAGATATAAAAAATAAGTTAATTGAAGAACTGGGAGTTCATTTTGAATCTGAATATGATTTGCCCCCATTGGCTGCCAGAATCTTTGCGAACTTGGTTATTACAGAAGAAGAAGGGTTAACCTTTGAAGATTGTCTTCTTAAGAGAGGCGCAAGTAAAAGTTCTATTTCAACATCCCTAAATCTTTTATTACAAATGGATTTTGTAAAGTATTTTACAAAATCTGGTGATCGTAAACGATATTTTAAGGTTGCTGAAAAGAATACTTTCTTCATTAAAAAGCTTAATCGTTCTTTAACAAAACTGGAAAGGGAAAGTGAAATGGTTCGTAAAATTACCGCCTATAATGAAGAGTATAGACCTGAAAAACATGAAGAAAACAAAAATAAAATAACAGTTTATGTTAAATGTATCGATGATATGACGTCAAGCCTGAAAACCACAATCGCTGCGTTAAAACAACAACAGCAAGAACAATAA